The following proteins are co-located in the Citrobacter freundii ATCC 8090 = MTCC 1658 = NBRC 12681 genome:
- a CDS encoding YdiH family protein, which yields MSTQLDPAQLAIEFLRRDKTDLSPAQYLKRLKQLELEFADLLALSSMELKEEIYFAWRMGVH from the coding sequence ATGTCTACCCAATTAGACCCTGCCCAACTGGCAATAGAATTTTTACGTCGTGATAAAACCGATCTTTCACCGGCTCAGTACCTGAAAAGGCTGAAACAGCTCGAACTGGAGTTTGCTGATTTACTGGCGCTCTCCTCGATGGAACTGAAAGAAGAGATCTATTTTGCCTGGCGCATGGGCGTTCATTGA
- a CDS encoding Vmh family MBL fold metallo-hydrolase, which produces MKVKSLALLLPLFSSSAFAAPLQLDVYNPQEKGIFPVSSTLVSGPKEAILFDAQFSTKDGEQLVQMIRASGKTLKAIVITSGDPDFYFGLQPIVNAFPQVKVLATPQVVDHIRATKEAKLQFWGPQMKDGAPTSLTVPQATTQTQFTVDGEPLELRHSNDYAAYIWIPANRAIIGGTGVASGIHVWTADTQSEEQRSTWRNVLSEMQSLQPTQVVPGHYIGERPTGDKAIRFTQDYLQSFEQVLGAKKGSDYVIKTMTAAWPGLADASSLELSAKVNSGEMKW; this is translated from the coding sequence ATGAAAGTTAAATCTCTGGCCCTGCTGTTACCTCTGTTTTCGTCTTCAGCTTTCGCCGCACCGCTACAGCTGGACGTCTATAATCCGCAGGAGAAGGGTATTTTCCCGGTCTCTTCGACGCTGGTGTCTGGCCCCAAAGAGGCGATTTTGTTTGACGCCCAGTTCAGCACCAAAGATGGCGAACAGCTGGTGCAGATGATTCGCGCCAGCGGTAAAACGCTGAAGGCTATCGTGATCACTTCCGGCGATCCGGATTTCTATTTCGGTCTGCAACCCATCGTCAACGCTTTCCCACAGGTAAAAGTTCTGGCAACACCGCAGGTGGTAGACCATATCCGCGCCACCAAAGAGGCCAAACTGCAATTCTGGGGCCCGCAAATGAAGGACGGCGCGCCAACATCGCTCACTGTTCCGCAGGCGACGACGCAAACGCAGTTCACGGTTGATGGTGAACCGCTGGAACTGCGTCACTCCAACGATTATGCAGCGTATATCTGGATCCCGGCGAATCGGGCCATTATTGGCGGCACAGGCGTGGCTTCAGGTATTCACGTCTGGACGGCGGATACACAATCTGAAGAACAGCGTAGTACATGGCGTAACGTACTGAGCGAAATGCAGAGCTTACAGCCCACTCAAGTGGTCCCGGGTCATTACATTGGCGAACGCCCAACCGGCGATAAAGCTATTCGCTTCACCCAGGACTATTTGCAGTCGTTTGAGCAGGTGTTAGGGGCGAAGAAAGGATCGGATTATGTGATTAAAACCATGACGGCAGCATGGCCAGGTCTGGCGGACGCAAGCTCGCTGGAACTAAGTGCGAAGGTTAACAGCGGTGAGATGAAGTGGTAA